DNA from Bacillus sp. Marseille-P3661:
GGTTTCCTCACTTATTTCGGTAAATAAGAGTTACACTCTGTTTTAAATTTTCTATAAAAAGCCATATCATTACCATTACCATTTCTTAGAGATTTAGCAGCTTCTTTCCCTAGTTGATTTAAAGTTGCTTCAACTCCTTCAATAGCTCCATGTTTAAACCCTTTATCATAGCCTACTCTTAAACCATCATTAAAACCTTGTGTATAGATCTCAATTGGATTGATCTTTTTTTGATTACTCAAAATAACGCCTCCCCTTTTTTTAACAAACATTTCTCGACAATACAGACAGACACAATAACTAAGACTTATTATCGTGTTGATTGATTAATTTTTCTTTAAGTTTTCGATAGTTGGATTCCATTTTTTCTAATTCCAATATTTTCATTTTATAATCCAACTCTAATCTTTGTTTTTTTATTTCTAATCTTTGTAATTCAAAATCAATATCTTCAATATTTAATAGAGAAATACTACTATTGTACATAGACAAAATTTTGTTTAAAGATGTTATCTCTTTTGACTTAGGCTCAGTTAGTGGTGGATCCTCAAAAACAGCATCCGGCAGATTCTTCATAGCTTCCAATAGGAAGCCTGAACTTCCCATTAAAGGATCAATATGTAGTAAGTTAGCCTTTTGGGATAAAGAAGTTCCTTTTTCCTTTGACTTTTTCTCAACAAAATCCTCTAAATCTAACTCTTCAACTATATAACTCTTTCCGTCTTGCTGAGCCTTTAATTCACCAGAACGTATCCATCGTCTTACTGTTTCCTCAGAAACATTTAATTTCATACTAATATCTTTTGTTGTTAACAATAAATTATCACCAACCTTACAACTATATACACATATAATACTACGTGTGTGCGTTTGTGTCAAAATAAAAAACCAGAGGGACAGGTCCACTGGCACTTCTGATCATACTACTAATTTGTGCCACGGTACCTGTCCCTCTGGCCCTTCCTCTGGCCCTTTTAAAGAATCTTATCTAAAATTGCTACGTATATCAAAAAAAAGAGTAGCGTTAATAATCCATATTTAAAGTTCCATTGTAATCCAGTTCTAAATGGGTTTTTATGAAGTAAATCTGCAAGTACTATGTTCGTCGGTGAAAGTGGTGAAAGAACGGTCCCTAAAGACCAGGAATATAATAATATTAAAGCAAGAATAAGCGGGTCTATACCTAAAAACGCTGGGTCTACGTTGATTGCAACAACTGTCACCAAGACACTCTGATGGATCCCTACCATAGAAAGAATTAGCACTGATAAAATTAATGTAAGAATTAAAATATACACATTAATATCTATTAAAGTAAATAACCATTCTTGAATAGCTTTTCCCATCGGTGTTCTTGAAAGCACATAACT
Protein-coding regions in this window:
- a CDS encoding helix-turn-helix domain-containing protein, translated to MLTTKDISMKLNVSEETVRRWIRSGELKAQQDGKSYIVEELDLEDFVEKKSKEKGTSLSQKANLLHIDPLMGSSGFLLEAMKNLPDAVFEDPPLTEPKSKEITSLNKILSMYNSSISLLNIEDIDFELQRLEIKKQRLELDYKMKILELEKMESNYRKLKEKLINQHDNKS